In Silene latifolia isolate original U9 population chromosome 6, ASM4854445v1, whole genome shotgun sequence, the genomic window AGATGCGAAATGAATACGTACGCCAATGACAACTGCGAAATAGGGGGAACAACATTCCAAGTAAGGTTTAGTTTAGCACAAAAAAAGCAACGACATCATACAACATCctaattaaattgattaaaaaaCCCAATTTTAATAACCTTAAAAATCAAGTAATATCAATTTAATCCTAATACTTCAATACAACAGTAATTACTTATCAAACAAGAACAATAACAGCATACAACAAACTAATACACTCGATTAAGCATGAAATCGGATCAAAAATATACTCATAAACCTAACTAAAACGAAATTATTGAAATGGTAGATTATACATACCGTGTTCAGAAATTACCCAAATGTGAGAATAGGAAAAAACGGGAAGAAGAATGAGCAGCCATGTGAGAGATCGAGTCAGTCGAACGGTGACATATTAAGTGGTTTTTGGTTGGATTATAATGGTGGAACCCTTGTTCTAGATCCGTTGTTTGGGCAAGCACAAAAACGGGGGTGAGATTATTATAAGTGTGTGAGAGGGTTGGTCATGAACTAAACTCCTACTTGAATTCATGATCAGCCATTTCTTTGAAGTTCTTCGTTTTCTTCAAAGTTATTCATTGTTCAATTATTTTTGGGGAAAAATATTGTTTTCTTTTGGCAGTGGAAAGGGGAATAAGCATGTTATGATTTGGGGAGAAAATTAAGGAGTTTTTGGCGGTGAAACGAGGGCTTCATGGTTTGGGTGAAATATTCAAGAGCTAATTCACAAATTGTGTTTTGCGCCTTTTTTCCAAGTGAGGATGTCAATATGAAGGTACTTCATAGGCGACAATAATAGTAATCATTGCCCATACTGTATCATTTAGAACAACAAAAACTATTATTTATCGCCCAAGTATGCTATTTAGGCAACAAACTCGATTTTTTGTCGCCCAATATATTATTTGGGCAATAACGTTTTATTTCGTTGCCCATACATCATTATTTGGCAACAAAAAGGAGTTCGTCGCCCAAATTAATCTTAATGTGCGACAAGTGATATTTTTGTTGCCTATGTTAATCACTTTTGTCACCCAAAAGACATTTTCTTGTAGTGTAATAACTATTTCAAACATAACTTGGGTTTAATTATGTGTAATATTCTACTTATTCTGcctattttgattaagtatattttgatttgtagttcccactttcaatcagcaacaaagacccaacctattcgaaggaagacatcgctgacatgagaaataagtgggcctcttattttctttcattacaggCGTGTCAATAGTCTGCTCATTATGTATGTGTATTTAGTTTTGGTCACCatgtttataatattttaatgctggattgaatagatcaatctgtgtaCTATTCTgatgatgcaggattgaatttttgcaatgcgcagctgctgaaatgctattttgcagtAGCATTAAATAGCATTTCAGCGGAACCAGCTACTgcaaaaaatagcatttcagcagccgctggaacctgctaaaacaattttttttaaaacaatatttataaatttgattacggttaaaaataaaaccgtggtcAATAAATATATTGACTACGGTCGCATTTATatagaaacccgttgacatattcatccataatgcAACggccaaaaatataatataataaaataaaaccGTTATCGAATTCATGacaattaaacggtttaataagtataaaccgttgtcatatttaatattttacaacggatttgtttcagtaaaaccgttgttagaggtttccgtagagcattccaactaatactaccatagtttcaatattatagacaatggtttttgaaccgttcttaatattgtattacggttattttaacccgttatttaaatttataacggttccgcctttttaacaaccgtggTAACATaataacaacggtcgatgtaataacggttccgtgttttgtattacaatggtatatcaccttatctaaccatTGTTGATCCTATTATTTGACGTAGTGATAGTTGGTTATGGTTGGGTACTTGGTTAATGTCTTTGGAGTTGGTGTTCTTTTCGAGTTGCATGGTTAGTAGGCTGGGTTTTGCATGTTTGTATCTGGTATGGTGTGACcttcgggacgaagttcgtttttaaggagggaagactctaATACCACGATTTTCTGATTACAGCTTACTCAGTCGAGTAGGCCATAATCGAACGAGTAAGTCGTCGAGTGCTTTTAGACAAGCTACTATTTTgggtacactcggccgagtagtgaagAACTCCGTTGAGTAGGGCGTACTCAGCCTAGTACTTCcggtactcgaccaagtacccGGTCTGACGGATTAAGTTCCGCGGCTTTggttataataaggaaaaattacaaataaccacctcgTATTTGcatttttttacaaattaccaccaggTATTTTTGTTTTTACAAATAATCCCCAAACTACAATAtattccccaatcaccaccgtatttttAACCCGAGCATCATTTTTCTTATTTCCCGACTTGTTAAGTGACGATGTACGCAAATACCAAGACTACCGCCATTTTTTCTTGCCCAAACACATCCTAACCAAATAACCCAATATTTTCCGAAGTCAATTGATTTCCTTCAAATCCATTTTTTTTCCATTGGCAAGTTCAGGTCAACAATGAACAAGAAAGTGATCATCAAATTTAGATTGATGAACACCAAAATAACAAGACCCTACGTGTCGTTATAGCTGCAGCAGGAGTTGGATCAGGGGTTCACAATCCTGACCCAGCCACAGACCAAGTCCAGACAATCTCCAATGATCCACCACCAGAACAGCCTGTCAAGAGGTTTACCAGGTCTAGCTTTCAGCTGCCTATATGGCCAACTGGAGGAGGCCTCAACTAAGTCCATCAAAGAGTCTCAAACATCCAAGATCAGCCAAGGAAATGTAAAGGAAAATCAGCACATAAAAACAGGCAAGGACAACCAGTCACATGCTGCTAAAATGAATTGATAAAGCATAAAGTAGACTTTCTATTTTTAGTGAGGCAATTGTGAGGCTAATGCAGGAGGACCACTGCACCATCCATCCACGAAATCAACTGCAAGAAAAGTACAAGAAGCCTTGACTTTAAAAAGTACTCAGCTAGCCAACAAGATCAACAGAAACCTGTGCACAAATGACAAAATGCCAGACTACACCCTTGCTTTATTTCAGTCTATTTTTACCCATTGCTGTTTATTTTTCACCTAGTAATTTTATTTCCAACTTTTAATATATTTAAGATAGTTTGTGGAAATGTATGGCTATAGGGGACTGCACTAGGTTGGTGGAAAAGGTGGTTGCTAGGATTCGAGGCTGGGGGGCTAGGAAGTTGAGCTACACTGGCAGATTGGTATTGGTGCAGAGTGTGCTTTCACAACTTCATGTGTACTGGTCACGAATTTTTGTTATTCCTGCTACTGTTATTGATAGGATCACCACTATATGTAGGAACTTTCTGTGGTCCGCTTCGATAAGTATGGCGAACTCGCCGTATCATGGGAGTCTGTTTGTCTTTGCTAAGAAGCATGGAGGTTTGGGGGTGGTCAATAGTAGGAAGTGGAACTTGGCTATGATAGGAAAGTATACTTGGTGGTTAGCTTGTAAAAGTGATCATCTATGGATTAAGTGGGTGAATCACATCTATATGAAGGGTGTGGATTGGAAGCATTATGAGCCTAGCCAAAATACTAGTTGGACTTGGAGGATGATTTGTAAAGTGAAGAACATTAGAAAATTTGGTTATGTGCATAATAATTGGGCTACTGCTAATGGTGTTTATACTATCAATGCTGGATATCAGTGGCTTCAAGGATCAATGGCTAAGGTTGAATGGTATCCTTTGGTTTGGAACAGATTTAATCTACCTAAGCACTCCTTCATTGTTAGGTTGTGTGCTAGGCAGAGATTACTTACTAAAGACAAAGCTTGGGCGTTTGGAGTTGTCAATGATGGGATTTGTGAAATTTGTAAGCTTGAGGATGAGACGCATATGCACCTGTTCTATCAATGTCCTTTTAGTGTCTCTTCTTGGCAACTTTTAAAGGATGGCTTCATGTTTCTCTTCCTGGGCAGGATATCATTCTTGGTGTATTCAGTGGAGGTGCAGATCTTTATTAAAAAAACACATTGTGTTTGCTGCAGTGCCTGCTGTTTTCTACTCTATATGGCGGTGCGGGAACTTGTGTCGTCTTGAGCATTGGTTAAAAACTCCCAGATCGGTTGTGCGGAAGTTCAAGAACTGTCAAGCAACGCTATTTAGCTCGACAATGGCCCACTCGTTTTTcaagaaaattttattttctaaGTGGGTCCATGTATCATGATTGATATATTATGTTGTAGGTGGTCTTATTTTGTCCTATAAGCCTTGTAATGTATATGCACTCTTttatatattaatatatattCACATTCCACCTAAAAAAAAAGATAGTTTGTACTCATCCTAGATTAAATCTTGGCCCTTGGATTGTTAGGTTTCGAGCTGTAACTCAaagacaaggcctatataaggacatGTGTCTCAACTGATGAAAGCAGATTAATTTTGAATGAAAACTTAGCCTTGGGACTTCTCTAATTTCTTTCAAAATTGTGTTAAACTGTAGTTTGGAACCCTGGCCTGATTATTAACATGTGGTCTCTGTGGTTATTTGATCAAAGTCAGTTTGGCAACATTAAATTGAACCTGTGCCTGTATGTGGTTCAGTTTAATTGTGTTGAACAAAGTTCAAGCTttaattgtaatactccgtatttatagtcttaggggtactctatagagtagcccttactctgtcgagtaagggtaagtgtcgcagcaaaatagtttctgacctgttgggcactcgatcgagtagctcgggcactcgatcgagtaggggggtactcgatcgagtaccttgggtactcgatcgagcgcccggttttacgggggagttttcgcgggttttgttaattatgcgattagggtatttaaaccaattcgtctttgttttaaaacacttttaccaaaacctaaaacctgtttaagagagaaagcagcagttcttcttcctaatcgcatccttaacgattcccggagttcagacggtcgattctcgttgtttttcgtgttgttggattccttgcgtcgagggtaagcttctagcataatttttataatgttttgctagttttggtcaaaccctaatttagggtttgggggttttatgagtagtaagtaattggtagcctttatgtgttatgtgtgataggaggagaattcgtagaggagccgttttgagacagctgtttagatcgtctgcgtgtttgctttccaggtaggatttcctactcagtattagtcccataatgggatattggtgatgtgatgTAGTTAgctgtttgattgtgattgtgattgtgattgtgattgtgattgtgattggttgtgatggttctcgagatgcgttctcggctgagtggggtcacttgcgggagtgatctcacgccctagtttcgcccttcgtggaacccgccacgggaggggatgtgcacattaatgatacagggttatcgctcgtacgatgagcggggcttaggtgggaacggctgcggtcccccatcgggcgtggtggtccggtggacgatcggtgttgagatgatgatgggagttggtgttgtgtgtgtgtgtgattcaaatttgtctgtttgccttattgttattatctgttttgattgtgtgattagtactgaccccggtgttgttttgtaaaacctgcggtgatccattcggggatggtgagcagatattgagtaggtatagagatggtactggatagctggggatggccacgacatgacgatagagtcttccgctgtagtttagtctttatttacgtttcatttgagaacagttagttggaataatgtattgcactttcagttggtttgaggattgtaacttttcattaaagtacttataataaatgttgtttctattttgtctatttgattatcatacctcgggcaaccgagatggtgatgtctccatacctgagtggtcctggtaaggcacttggagtatgggggtgttacattaataCTGTGTTCAACTATGGATTTGAGTCTGAAATTTGTTAAGTTATAATCTTGAGTTTCCTGTGAATCTTCTGTGGAAATTTAAAGTCTTAACTATATCATTTCATCACACAAACAAGTCCTAAACTCAACTGAGTCCGTTGTCTGCAATCTCCTGATTTCAGGTTGTTTCGGTCattattaaaaatacttagagttCCTCTAAATTCATGAAACTTGGCACAGTTTTAGATCTATATTAAAACTTATTTGTCACAAAAATTCAGAATTTTCCAAGGTCATTTGATATTTTTAAAGTATCCTGCAAGTTAGGCTGCTTTAGTGTCTGTCCCTAagttttatattgcattttggtaATCAGAGCtcaggtttaacacaattccGCCTTTttgttagtcttgggttgagagAATCTGTGAGTTCATTATTCCTacctacaacaaaaacacaaaaacaacaatgagtgaagagagacttgctggtattGAAACTAAAATAGAAACTCTTGTAGGAAATGTAGACACACTGCTCAATGTTGTTCATGTAGTGATGGAGAGGTTTCCAAACCATGATCCAAGGAGACAGACACCTGCCAGAGGGAGAGGTAGAGGCAGAGGCTTCTTTATGGGAGCAGACacccgtcactcgatcgagtgggtttgggtactcgatcgagtgggttctgggcatcgtgttttcgtgttttgaagtttagtacgtatgttcatatctaccctttcttatatatgtatagtttcaagatgccgcccaagagaaatgccttgtatgcACGAGCTGAGGTTATGACCccagatgatatcgttaagatgctagagcaccaggatgctcttaccaagaccttgaagagagtgaatgaggaaaaagataagagtaaggagagggAGGTTGATccttctaagatcagtctctacattgcgaggtttaacccgaaagaatacaagaGGATTGAGGAACCTAACTTTCTTGATAGTTGGTTGAGGGATATGGAGAACATCTTTGGATTTGGTGCGTTGTCGATGAGATGATAGTGGAGCAGCTGCATTTTATCCGAGagaggcagcaggcaagtggtgggattcggtgaaggtgagcgCTAAGGATATATACatcaaccaaggcttacctgcaataccttgggaagagtttcgtagagagcggtgaggaaggagttcgtgacggagcatgtgaggagtaagttgagggaagagtttgataagtttaagatgtcAGTGAGATGTCCGTggggccgagtactacaggcggttcaatgagaaatctagatatcgaggatatgggtttgagtgaagaGAATCGCTTTGAGGTTTGAGCGAGGGCTAATCGCgaaaaattatggataagttaccgtGGGAGTCCTTCGACgtaaaggaagcatatgagagggcgggagagccgagaggctagtggagatggctcgggagaggtcggggaggagagaagaggaagtccgagagtgagggtggtggccaatctaatttcaagaaaggcaaccataatcaatctaagggattttcttccggATCTGGATTTAgtgctggaacttcctttgggcgtggccgagggagtgtgagtaatagttggggagtgacctgctttggatgtggtggcgtaggccacaagaggcatgagtgcacgagtgcacccgGATCTTTCGAGAcgcacgagcttcgcgagcaacagacctactggatcatggccaaaccgaggaggccgagctaccagagtggaggcaaccgcaacggcggtaattcttatcggaagacaccgacgaacaacaacaacaatcaagggtcgggtgctaagccgaccgcatcgcctagtCTTGTCCGAGGAGGTGGGCgtaagaccgatggcaagttgttcatgatggacaagacgGCACCGAGGaggatgcgcatgttatcacggtacattccttgttaatggtatccctacgtttgttttatttgattcgggggcttctcagtcgtttgtgtcttcgagtcatgtaaaacaattgggtttgagagtatatgagtctgttagtgagcgagttttcataccttcgggtgagtctgtaccatgtgggaagttatttagagatgtgtctttgatagttgggcaagtcgatttccctgtagacttgttagagtttccttttaatggctttgaaatgatagttgggatggattggttaggaaagtataaggctaagatagactgtcatcaaaagaaagtgtccctaagaggtcctaagggtgttagtgtgtcttaccgtgggtttttagtcaaacccaaggttaagttgattgcagctgttaccttgaagtcttatccgaggaagggatgtcctttgatcctgtgccatgtgagagatgatcggatagtgAGTCCAAGCGAGTTGAtgagatacctgtggtgggagagtttgcggatgtttttccggaggagattccggggttgccaccgaagagggagatagatttcaccgtagagttgaagccagggacggggccaatctctaaggcaccataccgtatgggtcctaaggagatggaggaacttaggaagcagttggatgatttgatagagaagggatacattagaccaagtgtatcgccttggggagcaccggccattcgtgaagaagaaagatgggagcttgaggtcgtGCATAGATTACGGTGGAGCCgaacgtgtgacgataaagaacaagtatcctttgccaagaatagacgactgtttgatcggttgagtggtgcaacagtctt contains:
- the LOC141588598 gene encoding uncharacterized protein LOC141588598; protein product: MAIGDCTRLVEKVVARIRGWGARKLSYTGRLVLVQSVLSQLHVYWSRIFVIPATVIDRITTICRNFLWSASISMANSPYHGSLFVFAKKHGGLGVVNSRKWNLAMIGKYTWWLACKSDHLWIKWVNHIYMKGVDWKHYEPSQNTSWTWRMICKVKNIRKFGYVHNNWATANGVYTINAGYQWLQGSMAKVEWYPLVWNRFNLPKHSFIVRLCARQRLLTKDKAWAFGVVNDGICEICKLEDETHMHLFYQCPFSVSSWQLLKDGFMFLFLGRISFLVYSVEVQIFIKKTHCVCCSACCFLLYMAVRELVSS